Below is a window of Cucurbita pepo subsp. pepo cultivar mu-cu-16 unplaced genomic scaffold, ASM280686v2 Cp4.1_scaffold006783, whole genome shotgun sequence DNA.
AGGAGATTGAGAAGATCAAGCATCCCTCCCTTCAGCAATCCGAGATGAgcactcatcttcttcttcgcgACATGTCGATTTCCAAACCGCGACCTCGCTCCCCGCTAGGGCTCGCTGCGGAGAGGTCTATTTCCGTCGGGAATTAAATTAGGTCATATTAACCTCTTCTTGCTCTTCTCCCTCTgctaaaaccctaaattcttGTTTCAAAGGGATGTATGTACATAGTGTTTTGTTTTACCATTCCCCAACTTTAtggatttcttcttcttcttcttcttcttcttcgtcttcttctaaTTTCTTC
It encodes the following:
- the LOC111787191 gene encoding uncharacterized protein LOC111787191, encoding MENPTAVADGGLDSQAPVHIQVVKIKKEIEKIKHPSLQQSEMSTHLLLRDMSISKPRPRSPLGLAAERSISVGN